One part of the Melitaea cinxia chromosome 8, ilMelCinx1.1, whole genome shotgun sequence genome encodes these proteins:
- the LOC123655499 gene encoding KIF-binding protein-like — MTVTADMSAKEFINDYKENYGKVRKLLDEVSKNDPENEPYLSKYKARDILNTMHDTLKNVSESDTNLDKIKLDAMLGVVLLNIGIIDMETEELSASEKVLIDAEDLLIPNALKPETVTTLINVQNNLGILWSNRDEPEKAKSYLLKAKTLYEDFKCTLQMPLPIEQIISNTGETITGDFMFLEKAHTLTLYYLAQVYGSLKENLKSAIYCHVTLRRQLQYSDYEPIEWSLNSATLSQFFAEQNGFFQSRHHLAAASAILEQYEAKLMESESADDSFLAKKEVFKHRSADVARCWAKYCLLLMTASKARLMNDGEEISDAITDMSNLELEDNENICGGDIKKLIFSDLDVSKYEKKIGDQFLLTYQDAREVFLSCQSWLNKAKEYYKLDTLASDYIELVQDSSQSYSYLAFFEEDDERRSKMHKRRVDMLEDLIKEINPTYYLQYCRQLWYELGEVYSEILNIKLDKLNKTKEKPSPHHLKKINMLCEKSIENYDHFLNSVKDKNGKMPFKLDFDLIRPVISAYAFIGRNSMKRIAVDKNIQLVHVKKSYDSYQAVVDICKYDKDAAKMMKEEYSLCQEMVNILPLKIKKLENELVGG, encoded by the exons aTGACAGTTACTGCAGACATGTCTGCAAAAGAGTTTATTaacgattataaagaaaattatggtAAGGTTCGTAAGCTATTGGATGAGGTCAGTAAAAATGATCCAGAAAATGAGCCATACTTATCAAAATACAAGGCCAGAGATATCCTAAATACTATGCACGACACATTGAAAAACGTGTCTGAATCTGATACTAATTTGGATAAAATAAAACTCGATGCGATGTTAGGAGTGGTACTTTTGAACATCGGAATTATAGACATGGAGACAGAggagctatctgctagtgaaaaaGTATTGATAGACGCGGAAGACCTTTTGATACCGAATGCCTTAAAGCCTGAAACCGTAACAACTCTAATAAATGTTCAAAATAACCTCGGCATCTTGTGGTCTAACAGAGACGAGCCAGAAAAAGCAAAATCGTATTTACTGAAAGCGAAAACGCTTTACGAAGATTTCAAATGCACTTTACAAATGCCTTTACCTATCGAACAGATAATAAGCAATACAGGTGAAACTATAACTGGCGATTTCATGTTTCTAGAAAAAGCTCACACATTAACATTATACTATTTAGCACAAGTATACGGATCattgaaagaaaatttaaagtCTGCAATATATTGTCATGTTACACTAAGGAGACAGTTGCAGTATTCTGATTACGAGCCGATTGAGTGGTCGTTGAATTCTGCAACATTATCTCAATTTTTCGCTGAGCAAAACGGTTTTTTCCAATCAAGACATCATCTTGCTGCAGCATCAGCTATTCTAGAACAGTATGAAGCTAAATTGATGGAGTCTGAAAGTGCGGATGACAGTTTTCTGGCAAAAAAAGAAGTTTTTAAGCATAGATCGGCTGACGTTGCGAGATGCTGGGCGAAATATTGTCTGTTACTAATGACAGCATCTAAAGCAAGGTTAATGAATGATGGAGAGGAGATCAGTGATGCAATTACAG ATATGTCTAACCTAGAATTGGAagacaatgaaaatatttgtggtggtgatattaaaaaattaatattctctGATCTAGATGTTAGTAAATATGAAAAGAAAATCGGAGACCAATTTCTACTCACTTACCAAGACGCTAGAGAAGTGTTCTTAAGTTGTCAGAGTTGGTTGAATAAGGCAAAAGAGTATTATAAGTTAGATACATTAGCTTCAGATTATATAGAGTTAGTGCAAGATAGCTCTCAGTCATACTCATACCTTGCTTTCTTTGAAGAAGATGACGAAAGAAGGTCCAAAATGCATAAAAGAAGGGTTGATATGCTCgaagatttaataaaagaaataaatccaACATACTACCTTCAATATTGTCGCCAACTTTGGTACGAATTAGGGGAAGTCTATTCAGAAATATTGAATATCAAATTGGATAAACTAAATAAGACAAAGGAAAAACCGTCACCACATCATTTAAAGAAGATTAACATGTTGTGTGAAAAAAGTATCGAAAATTACGATCACTTTTTGAATTCAGTCAAagataaaaatggtaaaatgCCTTTTAAACTAGATTTTGATCTCATCAGACCTGTTATCAGTGCTTATGCTTTTATTGGTAGGAATAGTATGAAAAGAATTGCCgttgataaaaatatacaactgGTACATGTCAAGAAGAGCTATGATTCGTATCAAGCAGTTGTTGATATTTGTAAGTATGACAAAGATGCAGCGAAAATGATGAAGGAAGAATATAGTTTGTGTCAAGAAATGGTAAATATTTTGCCACTGAAGATTAAAAAGCTAGAAAATGAGCTAGTTGGAGGATAG
- the LOC123655789 gene encoding UDP-glycosyltransferase UGT5-like: protein MKSTELKIPIKSINVAIDDLGRASQLYSANILGLFPHTGKSHHMVFEPLLHKLAERGHNVTVASFYPSKNPPPNYHDISLRGMYELRLESFDLNIFEAPSILDRIPKLGKMMKQVLQLQPFAVASVKICEKLINFSPLINVLRDDYDAVILENFTSDCMLGLLYAYGITAPVISILSGTPMPWTVERVGATDNPSYVPTITAPLSSRMSLTDRLENTLVNFALKKWFYNEIQTKERAIIEKKFGRIPDLVDLGKNVSLVLTNSYYTLTGVKPLVPALVEVGGLHLDFQKQPIPKFIEKFLNESNDGVILFSFGSHIKTKTLPKYKEEIFSNALSKLKQRVIWKYEDSGEEGNLSGNILKVKWLPQYELLQHEKVIAFLCHGGMLGMIEATAAGKPMIVVPFFGDQPSNAAAAAEAEVGIVLSYQDLTEDVLSEALETVISDKMRAHARKMSKIWHDRETAPMDKAVFWTEHVMRWGNSAHLHSSARELTFTQLSLLDVASIIIVITIIIIIVAFYFIVKILQIFKNITKEKLL, encoded by the exons atgAAGTCGACGGAACTTAAAATACCTATCAAATCTATTAATGTAGCTATAGATGATCTTGGGAGGGCTAGCCAGTTATATTCCG cGAATATTCTTGGCTTATTTCCGCATACGGGTAAAAGTCACCATATGGTTTTCGAGCCCCTATTACATAAATTAGCCGAAAGAGGTCACAATGTGACCGTTGCATCATTTTATCCATCCAAAAATCCTCCACCGAATTACCATGATATCAGTTTACGAGGTATGTATGAATTACGGCTTGAATCGttcgatttaaatatttttgaagctCCTAGTATATTGGACAGAATACCAAAACTAGGGAAGATGATGAAACAAGTATTGCAACTTCAGCCTTTCGCGGTTGCGTCTGTGAAAATTTGTGAAAAGCTTATAAACTTTTCACCgctaataaatgtattaaggGACGATTATGATGCTgttatattagaaaattttacCAGTGATTGTATGCTTGGTCTCCTTTACGCATATGGAATAACAGCACCAGTGATATCTATTCTGTCTGGAACACCCATGCCTTGGACAGTGGAACGGGTAGGTGCTACTGATAACCCTTCGTACGTACCAACAATCACAGCTCCTTTGTCTTCTCGAATGTCATTAACGGATCGTTTAGAAAATACATTGGTTAATTTCGCGTTGAAGAAAtggttttataatgaaatacaaacaaaagaGAGAGCGATTATTGAAAAGAAGTTTGGTAGAATTCCAGATTTAGTTGATTTAGGAAAGAACGTTTCTTTAGTTCTTACGAATTCGTATTATACACTGACTGGAGTTAAGCCTCTTGTGCCTGCCCTAGTGGAAGTTGGTGGTTTACATTTGGATTTCCAGAAGCAACCTATACCGAAG ttTATCGAGAAGTTTCTCAATGAATCGAATGACGGTGTCATATTATTTAGTTTCGGGTCTCACATAAAAACGAAAACATTACCAAAGTACAAAGAGGAAATCTTCTCTAATGCACTTTCGAAGCTGAAGCAAAGAGTTATTTGGAAGTACGAAGACAGTGGCGAGGAAGGAAATCTCTCCGGAAATATCCTCAAAGTCAAATGGTTGCCGCAGTACGAATTACTCC AACACGAAAAGGTCATTGCGTTTTTATGTCACGGTGGCATGCTCGGTATGATCGAGGCGACTGCAGCTGGTAAGCCGATGATCGTGGTGCCTTTCTTCGGTGACCAACCCTCGAATGCAGCAGCGGCAGCTGAAGCGGAAGTTGGCATCGTACTTTCTTATCAGGACCTCACTGAAGATGTCTTGAGTGAAGCTTTGGAAACTGTTATCAGTGATAA AATGCGTGCGCATGCGcgaaaaatgtcaaaaatatggCATGACAGAGAGACAGCACCTATGGACAAAGCTGTATTCTGGACGGAGCACGTGATGCGCTGGGGCAACTCTGCTCATCTGCACTCCTCTGCAAGAGAACTCACATTCACCCAGCTATCGTTACTAGATGTCGCTAGTATCATTattgtaattacaataataattattatcgtagcattttattttattgtaaaaatattgcaaatatttaaaaatattacaaaggaAAAGTTGCTTTAG